The Hemibagrus wyckioides isolate EC202008001 linkage group LG15, SWU_Hwy_1.0, whole genome shotgun sequence genome window below encodes:
- the pan2 gene encoding PAN2-PAN3 deadenylation complex catalytic subunit PAN2, which yields MMNFDGLDPGLGEYAAGLHGGLEPGLDTTLDPALLQAVELDPDAMAVPVAEGMYSELHSVASEVGVPVTATHFDLHEELLWIGNHRGHASSFFGPTMGRYSSFQVHLADDIRHIQSMDTGVLFLTKSNLKCLTRGGLIMFDYPMEEGADMHSLLLTDNNTLLLGGLQNYVTEVDLNTVQETQKFTVEIPGVAIMRQSNRFFFCGHTSGKVSLRDLRTFKMEHEFDAYSGSLSDFDVHGNLLAACGFSSRGLNGLSCDRFLMVYDLRMMRAVTPLQVHVDPLFLRFIPTYTSRLAIISQTGQCQFCEPTGLASLADIFHVNTVGQLLMSFDVSSSKQALAFGDSGGCVHLWSSAPDVSFNDYSRETELALPCIVDSLPQLDWNHELVPLSLVPMPLTSTEPLLSDWPSNLVTPSPRRAPPVDPEILRTMKTVGFIGYAPNPRTRPRNQVPYKIKEVELEYDSYNQVPESPIGRDEEPHLYMVPKKYRKVTIKYSKLGLEDFDFKHYNRTLFAGLEPHIPNAYCNCMIQVLYFLEPIRCLVQNHLCQKEFCLACELGFLFHMLDLSRGDPCQASNFLRAFRTIPEASALGLILADSDEQTGKARLGHLIQSWNCFILTQLHQETQEQEGPQAYRGTSSTLGSSGESVIGRLFGCEVENSSLCRCGKETVRSSLTLLFTMHYPEQNTLEKCPEYDFGDILKKSICLEQSTQAWCENCEKYQPTVQTRNIRCLPDVLVINCEVNSVKELDFWKAQAEYSFNKALKKEAAEPPKPKEPLPTEWCLEDEAYSVEGLTFDTRAEDLKHVWIPQSLKMCINKTHGLEVCSWTATEELSPEEESEGAAVYDLVVTVPHIQDTRTGGNLVAHIKVGETYHQRKEGVTHQQWYLFNDFLIEPVDKTEAAQFDLNWKVPAIIYYARRNYHTKYDLRIKNPIEANVLLTEASLARKQRKSHATFIPLMVSEMPQAGDLVGLDAEFVTLNQEEAELRSDGTKSTIKPSQMSVARITCVRGQGPNEGVPFIDDYISTQEQVVDYLTQYSGIKPGDLDAKISSKHLTTLKSTYLKLRFLIDTGVRFVGHGLQKDFRVINLLVPKDQVIDTVYLFHMPRKRMISLRFLAWYFLDLNIQSETHDSIEDARTALQLYRKYLELNRGGQEEFRKVLKGLYEKGRKLDWKVPESDSADNQGSPKGTAVFPSVLGL from the exons ATGATGAACTTTGACGGTCTGGACCCGGGACTGGGTGAGTACGCGGCCGGCCTGCACGGAGGCCTGGAGCCCGGGCTGGACACGACACTGGACCCGGCGCTGCTGCAGGCTGTGGAGCTGGACCCGGACGCCATGGCCGTGCCCGTGGCCGAGGGCATGTACTCCGAGCTGCACAGCGTGGCGTCCGAGGTCGGAGTTCCGGTCACAGCGACCCACTTCGACTTGCACGAAGAGCTGCTGTGGATCGGGAACCACCGG GGACACGCGAGCTCCTTTTTTGGGCCCACAATGGGACGTTACTCCTCGTTTCAGGTGCACCTGGCTGATGATATCCGCCATATTCAGAGCATGGACACCGGCGTCCTGTTCCTGACCAAGAGTAACCTCAAGTGCCTTACACGTGGAGGCCTCATCATGTTCGACTACCC GATGGAAGAAGGTGCTGATATGCACAGTTTGCTGCTCACTGACAATAACACGCTGCTGTTGGGAGGTTTGCAGAACTACGTGACCGAGGTGGATCTGAACACCGTGCAGGAAACGCAGAAA TTTACCGTGGAGATCCCAGGCGTGGCCATCATGAGGCAGTCCAATCGTTTCTTCTTTTGCGGACATACGTCAGGAAAG GTGTCTCTGCGGGATCTACGCACCTTTAAAATGGAGCATGAGTTTGATGCCTACTCGGGCAGCCTTTCTGATTTTGATGTGCACGGCAACCTGCTGGCAGCTTGCGGTTTCTCGAGCCGCGGCCTCAACGGCCTGTCATGCGATCGCTTCCTAATGGTGTATGACCTCCGCATGATGCGAGCCGTTACCCCTCTGCAGGTGCACGTGGATCCGCTGTTCCTCCGCTTCATCCCCACCTACACCTCCCGGCTGGCCATTATCTCCCAGACAG GTCAGTGTCAGTTCTGCGAGCCCACAGGTCTGGCCAGCTTGGCTGATATTTTCCACGTGAACACAGTAGGCCAGCTGCTAATGAGCTTCGATGTGTCGAGCAGTAAGCAGGCGTTGGCGTTCGGAGACTCGGGCGGTTGCGTGCACCTGTGGTCCAGTGCCCCCGATGTCTCCTTCAACGACTACTCCAGAGAGACGGAGCTGGCCCTTCCGTGCATCGTGGACTCCCTGCCTCAGCTGGATTGGAACCATGAGCTGGTGCCACTTTCTCTGGTGCCCATGCCACTTACCAGTACAGAGCCTCTGCTCTCAGATTGGCCCAGCAACCTCGTCACTCCCAGCCCCAG ACGTGCACCTCCAGTTGACCCAGAGATTTTGAGGACGATGAAGACTGTTGGGTTTATTGGATATGCTCCCAATCCTCGCACAAGACCCAGAAATCAG gtTCCTTATAAGATAAAGGAGGTAGAGCTGGAGTATGACAGCTATAACCAGGTTCCAGAGTCTCCAATTGGAAGAGATGAGGAGCCTCACCTATACATGGTGCCAAAGAAGTACAGAAAG GTCACCATCAAATACTCCAAACTGGGACTGGAGGACTTTGACTTTAAGCATTACAACAGAACTCTGTTTGCTGGTCTGGAGCCTCATATACCCAACGCTTACTGTAACTGCATGATCCAG GTTTTGTATTTCCTGGAGCCGATCCGATGCCTGGTGCAGAATCACCTGTGTCAGAAAGAGTTCTGCTTGGCCTGTGAGCTCGGCTTTCTCTTTCATATGCTGGATCTGAGCAGAGGAGATCCATGCCAG GCCAGTAATTTCTTGCGGGCCTTCCGGACAATTCCGGAAGCGTCAGCTCTCGGCTTGATCCTGGCTGATTCGGATGAGCAGACAGGGAAGGCCAGGCTAGGTCACTTAATCCAGAGCTGGaactgcttcatcctcacacagcTGCACCAGGAAACTCAGGAGCAGGAAGGACCTCAGGCTTACAGAGGGACCAGCAG tacACTGGGTTCCTCAGGGGAATCGGTGATCGGCAGGCTGTTCGGCTGTGAGGTGGAGAACAGCAGTCTCTGTCGCTGTGGGAAGGAGACGGTGCgctcctcactcactctgctCTTCACTATGCACTACCCTGAGCAGAACACTCTag aAAAGTGTCCTGAATATGACTTTGGTGACATCCTGAAGAAGAGCATCTGTCTGGAGCAGAGCACACAGGCCTGGTGTGAAAACTGTGAGAAGTATCAGCCTACA gtgCAGACACGGAACATCCGCTGTCTTCCTGACGTATTGGTGATCAACTGTGAGGTGAACAGTGTGAAGGAATTAGACTTCTGGAAAGCCCAAGCTGAG TACTCCTTCAACAAGGCATTGAAGAAAGAAGCTGCAGAACCACCAAAGCCCAAAGAGCCTCTTCCTACAGAGTGGTGTTTAGA GGATGAAGCGTACAGCGTGGAAGGTTTAACCTTTGACACACGAGCAGAGGACCTGAAGCATGTGTGGATTCCACAGAGTCTAAAGATGTGCATTAATAAGACTCACGGTCTGGAGGTGTGCAGCTGGACTGCGACTGAAGAG ttGAGTCCTGAGGAAGAGTCTGAAGGTGCTGCTGTTTACGACCTGGTGGTCACTGTGCCTCACATTCAAGACACTCGTACAGGCGGAAACCTGGTGGCTCATATCAAAGTGGGAGAGACGTACCACCAGAGGAAAGAG GGGGTCACACATCAGCAATGGTATCTGTTTAACGACTTCTTGATTGAGCCTGTGGATAAG ACTGAAGCGGCTCAGTTTGATCTAAACTGGAAAGTCCCGGCTATCATTTACTATGCCAGGAGGAACTACCATACTAAATATGACCTGCGGA TTAAAAACCCAATTGAAGCCAACGTTCTGCTGACCGAAGCATCGCTGGCCCGCAAGCAGAGGAAGAGTCATGCCACTTTCATCCCTCTGATGGTGAGCGAGATGCCTCAAGCTGGAGACCTTGTGGGACTGGATGCAGAGTTTGTCACGCTCAATCAG GAAGAGGCAGAGCTACGAAGCGATGGGACCAAGTCCACCATAAAGCCGAGCCAGATGTCTGTGGCTCGTATTACTTGTGTTAGGGGACAGGGGCCCAACGAGGGGGTTCCTTTTATTGACGATTATATTTCGACCCAGGAGCAG GTGGTCGATTACTTGACTCAGTActcgggaatcaaacccggtgACCTGGATGCCAAGATTTCTTCAAAGCACTTAACTACACTTAAGTCTACTTACCTCAAACTCCGCTTCCTTATTGACACCGGAGTGCGTTTTGTTGGTCACGGTTTACAGAAGGACTTCCGAGTCATAAACCTGTTG GTCCCGAAAGACCAAGTGATAGACACAGTCTACCTCTTCCACATGCCCAGGAAAAGAATGATCTCTCTGCGTTTCCTTGCCTGGTATTTCCTGG ACTTAAACATTCAGAGTGAGACCCATGACAGTATAGAGGATGCACGTACTGCTCTGCAGCTGTACAGGAAGTACTTAGAGCTGAACCGTGGGGGGCAGGAGGAGTTCCGGAAAGTACTGAAGGGCCTTTATGAAAAAGGACGTAAGCTAGACTGGAAAGTGCCCGAGTCGGACTCTGCAGACAACCAGGGAAGCCCCAAAG GTACTGCTGTGTTCCCCTCAGTGCTTGGCTTATGA
- the plagx gene encoding pleiomorphic adenoma gene X gives MASAKCPSTNILKPARTYEAMFHEKKQLNSHLQTHDSNKQELQCEECGKHYNTRLGLRRHVATHVTSVTGDLSCKVCRQVFESMPSLLEHLSTHTGRPPPGGAVRERKHQCERCGRRFFTRKDVRRHAVVHTGRRDFLCPRCAQRFGRRDHLTRHLKKSHAQELDVLTSAPPSVVKEEPSLTMCTSGSPKDASEAFSMGMFNPQGLQSASTSGVSHHHSVVPGSLSSPMGVGCYFEPSKHQPQQYHEAQRYQPASATSYLKVEMENFLNELQCGPMPPQATVATSASRPSDLLPDSLGGQPAHFTLRNATAEASPTAANVDLSPLLGFLPFGLPPYSAPLSSGGLVMGYSTTTTDCSPTPTSQLPGPLASFQPQPLHEPHALGHLNQPPGFSPTLPRFHQAFQQ, from the coding sequence ATGGCTTCTGCTAAATGTCCAAGCACAAACATCCTAAAACCTGCTCGTACGTATGAAGCGATGTTCCACGAAAAGAAGCAGCTAAACAGCCACCTACAGACCCATGACTCCAACAAGCAAGAGCtacagtgtgaagagtgtggcAAACACTACAACACTCGACTGGGTCTGAGACGCCACGTGGCTACCCACGTCACCTCTGTGACCGGAGACCTTTCCTGTAAGGTGTGCCGTCAGGTTTTTGAAAGCATGCCGAGTCTTCTCGAGCACCTGAGCACCCACACCGGCCGTCCTCCTCCGGGCGGGGCCGTGCGAGAACGAAAGCACCAGTGTGAGCGCTGCGGCCGGCGCTTCTTTACTCGTAAGGATGTGAGGCGTCACGCCGTGGTGCACACAGGCAGAAGGGACTTCCTGTGCCCTCGCTGCGCTCAGCGCTTCGGCCGACGTGACCATCTTACCCGCCACCTGAAGAAGAGTCATGCCCAGGAACTGGACGTCCTCACGTCCGCGCCCCCCAGTGTGGTGAAGGAAGAACCGAGTCTGACCATGTGCACCTCGGGATCTCCTAAGGATGCCTCGGAAGCATTTTCGATGGGTATGTTCAACCCTCAAGGTCTGCAGAGTGCCTCTACCTCAGGGGTCAGTCACCATCATTCTGTGGTGCCTGGATCCCTATCCAGCCCCATGGGTGTGGGCTGTTATTTTGAGCCAAGCAAGCACCAGCCCCAACAGTACCATGAGGCTCAGCGATACCAGCCTGCCTCCGCTACCTCATATCTGAAAGTTGAGATGGAGAACTTCCTGAACGAGCTCCAGTGTGGCCCGATGCCACCTCAGGCCACAGTTGCAACCTCTGCGTCCAGACCGAGTGACCTTCTTCCTGATAGCCTGGGAGGTCAACCTGCCCACTTCACCCTCAGGAACGCCACTGCCGAGGCTTCACCCACCGCTGCTAACGTGGACCTCTCGCCACTGCTGGGCTTCCTGCCGTTCGGTCTGCCACCGTACAGTGCCCCTTTGAGTTCAGGAGGCCTTGTGATGGGATACTCTACAACTACCACAGATTGCTCACCGACTCCTACCTCTCAGCTCCCTGGGCCGCTCGCCTCGTTTCAGCCGCAGCCGCTGCACGAGCCTCATGCCTTGGGGCATTTAAATCAGCCTCCTGGTTTCTCTCCTACTCTACCTCGATTCCATCAGGCCTTCCAACAGTGA
- the trappc6b gene encoding trafficking protein particle complex subunit 6b has product MADEALFQFLHNELIQYVNNAESGENENGRCVSKLENIGFRVGQGLIERFTKDTARFKDELDVMKFICKDFWTCVFKKQIDNLRTNHQGIYVLQDNKFRLLNQLSAGKQYLEHAPKYLAFTCGLVRGGLYNLGVKSIVTAEVSVMPACKFQVMIQKM; this is encoded by the exons ATGGCAGACGAGGCTCTTTTTCAGTTCCTCCATAATGAACTTATTCAATATGTCAACAACGCAGAGAGCGGGGAAAAT GAAAATGGACGGTGTGTTTCCAAGCTTGAGAACATAGGCTTTCGTGTAGGACAAGGTCTCATCGAAAG GTTCACCAAAGACACGGCACGTTTTAAAGACGAGCTCGATGTCATGAAATTCATCTGCAAAGATTTCTGGacctgtgtgtttaagaagCAGATTGATAACCTGAGAACAAACCAccag GGTATTTACGTCTTACAGGATAATAAGTTTCGGTTACTGAACCAACTGTCTGCTGGTAAACAGTATCTGGAGCATGCCCCAAAG TATTTGGCGTTTACCTGCGGCCTGGTGAGAGGAGGGCTCTACAATCTCGGTGTGAAGAGCATCGTCACTGCTGAGGTGTCCGTCATGCCTGCTT